ATTGGAGCGATAGTATTCTTAAAGACTTCCAGTCTATTTCTCACAGTCTCTTCGTTATCATCTTTACGGTGTATTAAATCCTCACCAGATATATCACACTTTCCATCAATTTTTGGTGGACGAGAGAGTAAGTTATATATTTCTCCACTCTTTGGAGCAATTCTTCTATTTGAAATTCTTTCAACAAGAACCTCAAGATCCATATTAAAATAAATCGCTTTAGACTTACTTCCCTTGAGAACATTACTTTCTAAAAGTTCTGCTTGCTCAATATTTCGTGGAAAACCATCAAATATATATGCAGAATTTTCAAGGTCGCAATTAGCATTCAAGAGCTCTAAAACCACTTGATCATTGACGAGGTCACCTCTATCAATAATCCCTTTAACTTTTCGACCAAGCTCAGAATCTTTGGCTATTTCATTTCTTAAAAGATCACCCGTCGACACATGGTTATAACCAAGTTTTTCAACGATTTTCTTAGCCTGAGTCCCCTTGCCGGTACCAGGGGCTCCCAATAGTATCAACTGTGGCTTCATTAAAACCTTCTATTTTGTCCGTTATATTTTCCGCGCGACTTATAAGCTGTTTCATATCTATCAGAAAACATAAAAGCCTGAACATTCATCATCACACGAACACAAACACTTACTAAGATAAGAAGTGAAGTTCCACCAAATCTAGTATTTGCACCAGTGACAATAGTTGGCAATATACAAATAACAACTAGAAACAGAGCCCCGAAGAATGTCATTCTATTTAAAATGAAATCCAAGTATTCCTTTGTCTTCGCCCCAGGTCTTACACCAGGAACAAAAGCGTTATTCTTCTGTAGCATCTCTGCCACCTTTTTTGTCTTAAATTGAATTGGCGCATAAAAGTACGTCATATAAACAATTAAGAGTGCAAAGAATATATTAAATAATAATTGCCCCGGATAAAGCGATTGAATCATTGTATCCAAGTAAGGCTTTAAAGGATGCCCTTGCCCTACAAAGTTGGCCATTGTTGCAGGAGCAGCCAAAAGTGAAGATGCTAAGATTGGAGGCATAACTCCACCCGTATCTACTCTAATTGGTAAACTTTGAGCTCCACCGTAAACTTTATTATGAACTACTTTTTTAGCGTATTGAACAGGAACACTTCTTTGAGACCTCTCAATAAACGTTACAATGAAGAAGCCAACCAGAATTACAGCAACAGTTATCAATAAACTAATTCCTGATAACTCTCCGTTTCTAAAAAGAGTTAATTTTTGCATCATTTCTGCGGGTAACTCTACAGCAATACCTGCAAAGATAATTAGAGAAATACCATTCTCTAAACCGTACTCAGTAATTCTCTCTCCGAGCCACAGAAGAAACATAGTTCCTGCACAAAGAGTTATAACTGTTGTTATTCTAAAAAGAAGTCCTGGCTCAGGTATTACAGGAATATTTCCTGCACTCTTAAAGCCCTCAAACATGACGGCCATACCCCACCCCTGTACAGCACAAAGAAGTACAGTTGCATATCTTGTCCACTTCTGAATTTTCTTATTACCTTCTGAGTCTTCCTGCATTTCCTGAATCTGAGGAATTACTTCTCCTAATAACGAGAAGATAATCGATGTCGTGATATACGGCATAATCCCTAGCGCTAAAACAGAAAATCTTTTAAAGGCACCACCACTAAAAGTATTGATGAGATCGAAGATCCCACCACCACTTTCAGCAAAGTATGAAGCAATAGCTGCAGCATTAACACCTGGAACAGGTATTTGCGCAGCCATTCTATATACGGCAAGTAATAAAAACGTGAAAAATACTTTTTTCTTAAGCTCTTCTAGCTTTCCATGAGCAGTAGACATTTATTAAAATCCTTACTTTTTAGTTTCGATTTTTCCACCAGCTTTTGAAACCATTTCTTCAGCTGATTTTGAAAACTTATCAATATTAACAAAAGTTAACGATTTTGAAAGCTCTCCGTTACCAAGAATTTTAATTGGTCTTCTTTTGTCTATACCTTTTAGTACACCCTTTTCAACAAGAGCTTCGCGAGAAACTTCCTCAGCATTAAATTTTGCTTCGATTGTTGAAAGGTTTACTTCAGCATAAATAGTTCTAAATGGTGCATTAGAGAATCCTCTCTTAGGAAGTCTCATGTATAAAGGCATTGCACCACCTTCAAAACCAGTTCTAACACCGCCACCAGCTCTCGCCTTTTGACCCTTGTGCCCTTTACCAGCTTGCTTACCTTGTCCTGAACCTTGTCCACGACCAAGTCTTTTAACATTTCTATGTGCGCCCTTTGGGCTGCTTAGATTATTTAACGTTAACATATAATATCCCCAATTTGGTCTTAGTTCTCTTTAATATCTAAAAGATGAATAACTTTTTTGATCATTCCACGAACAGCAGGAGTATTCTCTAAAGTTCTCTCTGTTCCAGTCTTTCTTAGACCTAAACCGCGAACATTAGCTTTCTGCTTTTCAGTGCTACCAATAGTACTTTTTTTCAACTTAACTGTTATAGTTTTTCCGGCCATGATTTTATCCTCAACTATTTGATTCTAAGCCCTTGAGCTTCTTTTCCTCTTATCTTAGCCACTTGATCAACACTTCTTAAGTTTTTAAGTGCATCGAAAGTTGCCTTTACGATATTATGAGGATTATTTCCTCTTAGAGATTTTGTTAATACGTCTGATACTCCAGCAAGTTCCATAATTGAACGACATGCTCCAGCAGCTTTTACCCCTGTACCTGTTGCAGCTGGCTTGAATAGGATCTTTCCTGCATCAAACTCACCTGTTACTTCGTGTGGAATAGTTCCACTATCAAGAGGTACACTAATCATACTTTTCTGAGCAGCTTGTGTTGCTTTTCTGATTGCTTCAGGAACTTCTTTCGCTTTCCCTAAACCATAACCAACACGACCTTTCTTATCACCAACAATCATCAGCGCTGCAAAAGAAAATCTTCTACCACCCTTAACAACCTTAGCAACACGATTTACTGCCACTACTCTTTCTTCAAATTCAGAAACAGGTGCAGCAGCCTTTGGCTTTCTTGTACCTTGCTTCTTCTTTGGAGCTTTTTTATTTTCAGCTTTCGCTTCTACTTTAGTTTCTTCTACTTTAGTTTCTTCAGTCATGAGATGCCCCTTAAATCTGAATTCCGTTTTCTCTTACACTGTCAGCAAGAGTTGCGATAACACCATGGTACTTGTAACCACTTCTATCAAAGACAGCCGTAGTAATACTCTTACCTTTTAACCCTTCTGCTACTTTAGCACCAACAGTTTTAGCTGCTTCCTTGTTGCTTCCAGTACCAACGGCCTCTTTCCCATAAGTCTGAACAGAGAAAAGTGTTTGCTGAGCATTGTCATCAATTACTTGAACAGTTAAATTTTTGTTTGAACGGAATACACAAATTCTTGGACGATCTGCTGAACCGTTAATTTTTGAACGAATCGCTAATCTTCTACGATAGCGACGAGATTGTGCGGCATTATTTATCTTGCCATTTTGCTTTCTCATATTTTCTCCACCCTAAGCTTTGCTATTTCAAGGCAAATGTTAATAAACGGCTAAAGCCAGATCTTACTTAGATCCAGCCTTACCTGCTTTTCTAATAATTGTTTCGTCAGAGTATTTAACACCCTTACCTTTATAAGGCTCTGGTGGTCTAAATGATCTGATCTTTGCAGCTGCAAAACCAACTAGTTCTTTGTCACAACCAGTTAGGTCGATAACGTTTTTAGTTACTTTAGCTTCTACACCTTCTGGTAACACATAGTCAATTGGATGTGAATATCCAAGGTTTAAAGTAATTGTTCCACCACTTACAGCGGCTTTATAACCAACACCTGTGAACTCAAGAGTTCTAGTGAAGCCAGTTGAAACACCTACAACCATGTTGCTAACTAATGTTCTTGTTGTTCCCCAAAGTGATCTTGACTCTTTAGACTCATCAATCGGTCCAACGAGAACAGTTTTCTCTTCAAGTTTAATTGTTACTTTATCAGTAAAAGTATATTCAAGTTGCCCCTTAGGACCTTTAACAGCAACGTGTGCACCGTTAATCTTTACTTCTACTTTTTCTGGTATTTCTACAGGTACTTTACCAATTCTAGACATTGTAAACTCCTACCATACGTTGCAGAGAATCTCTCCGCCAACTTTAAGTTTCTTCGCTTCTCTATCAGAAATAATTCCTTTAGACGTTGAAACTATCGCAGTTCCGAGACCACTAATTACTCTAGGAATATCAGCATAACCTGTATATCTTCTTAGCCCTGGCTTAGAAATTCTCTCTAAACCAATAATTGCGTCTTCTTTAAAAAGAACTTTTATTTTAATATCGTTTTTACTTTTAGCGATTATTTTAAATGAACGAATATATCCTTCATCTTTTAACACTTTACAAAGACCAGCTTTTGCTCTTGAAGCAGGAAACTCAACTCTGTCGTGACCCGCTCTAATTGCATTTCTTATTCTTGTCAGCATATCCGCTATAGGATCAGTCATCATAAGTCAGCTCCTTAATTACCAGCTTGATTTCGTTACACCAGGAATCATTCCACTCAAAGCAAGTTCTCTAAATTTAATTCTAGAGAGTCCGAATGCTCTGTATGTACCTCTTGGTCTACCAGTTAATATACATCTATTTCTAACTCTAACCTGAGAAGAGTTTCTTGGAAGTTTCTGAAGCTTAATTGTTGCATCAGCTACCTGCTCATCACTCGAGTTAGTACTATTAATAATTTTTTTAAGTTCTGCTCTTACAGGAGCATACTTAGCACTTAATTTCTTCTTCATTTCGTTGTTAACGATTTTCGCTTTTCTAGCCATTATCTCATCCTCTAGATTTATTATTTTGCAAAAGGCATTCCTAATAAAGTTAGTAACTCACGACCTTCGTCATTATTCTGAGCCGTAGTGACAATTGATACACCAAGACC
The sequence above is a segment of the Halobacteriovorax sp. JY17 genome. Coding sequences within it:
- the rplF gene encoding 50S ribosomal protein L6 — its product is MSRIGKVPVEIPEKVEVKINGAHVAVKGPKGQLEYTFTDKVTIKLEEKTVLVGPIDESKESRSLWGTTRTLVSNMVVGVSTGFTRTLEFTGVGYKAAVSGGTITLNLGYSHPIDYVLPEGVEAKVTKNVIDLTGCDKELVGFAAAKIRSFRPPEPYKGKGVKYSDETIIRKAGKAGSK
- the rplO gene encoding 50S ribosomal protein L15 produces the protein MLTLNNLSSPKGAHRNVKRLGRGQGSGQGKQAGKGHKGQKARAGGGVRTGFEGGAMPLYMRLPKRGFSNAPFRTIYAEVNLSTIEAKFNAEEVSREALVEKGVLKGIDKRRPIKILGNGELSKSLTFVNIDKFSKSAEEMVSKAGGKIETKK
- the rplR gene encoding 50S ribosomal protein L18, giving the protein MRKQNGKINNAAQSRRYRRRLAIRSKINGSADRPRICVFRSNKNLTVQVIDDNAQQTLFSVQTYGKEAVGTGSNKEAAKTVGAKVAEGLKGKSITTAVFDRSGYKYHGVIATLADSVRENGIQI
- the rpsE gene encoding 30S ribosomal protein S5, with protein sequence MTEETKVEETKVEAKAENKKAPKKKQGTRKPKAAAPVSEFEERVVAVNRVAKVVKGGRRFSFAALMIVGDKKGRVGYGLGKAKEVPEAIRKATQAAQKSMISVPLDSGTIPHEVTGEFDAGKILFKPAATGTGVKAAGACRSIMELAGVSDVLTKSLRGNNPHNIVKATFDALKNLRSVDQVAKIRGKEAQGLRIK
- the rpsH gene encoding 30S ribosomal protein S8 — its product is MTDPIADMLTRIRNAIRAGHDRVEFPASRAKAGLCKVLKDEGYIRSFKIIAKSKNDIKIKVLFKEDAIIGLERISKPGLRRYTGYADIPRVISGLGTAIVSTSKGIISDREAKKLKVGGEILCNVW
- the rpmD gene encoding 50S ribosomal protein L30; amino-acid sequence: MAGKTITVKLKKSTIGSTEKQKANVRGLGLRKTGTERTLENTPAVRGMIKKVIHLLDIKEN
- the secY gene encoding preprotein translocase subunit SecY, yielding MSTAHGKLEELKKKVFFTFLLLAVYRMAAQIPVPGVNAAAIASYFAESGGGIFDLINTFSGGAFKRFSVLALGIMPYITTSIIFSLLGEVIPQIQEMQEDSEGNKKIQKWTRYATVLLCAVQGWGMAVMFEGFKSAGNIPVIPEPGLLFRITTVITLCAGTMFLLWLGERITEYGLENGISLIIFAGIAVELPAEMMQKLTLFRNGELSGISLLITVAVILVGFFIVTFIERSQRSVPVQYAKKVVHNKVYGGAQSLPIRVDTGGVMPPILASSLLAAPATMANFVGQGHPLKPYLDTMIQSLYPGQLLFNIFFALLIVYMTYFYAPIQFKTKKVAEMLQKNNAFVPGVRPGAKTKEYLDFILNRMTFFGALFLVVICILPTIVTGANTRFGGTSLLILVSVCVRVMMNVQAFMFSDRYETAYKSRGKYNGQNRRF
- a CDS encoding adenylate kinase produces the protein MKPQLILLGAPGTGKGTQAKKIVEKLGYNHVSTGDLLRNEIAKDSELGRKVKGIIDRGDLVNDQVVLELLNANCDLENSAYIFDGFPRNIEQAELLESNVLKGSKSKAIYFNMDLEVLVERISNRRIAPKSGEIYNLLSRPPKIDGKCDISGEDLIHRKDDNEETVRNRLEVFKNTIAPILDYYESRGVLVTVDASRSADEVYDLVENAVNS
- the rpsN gene encoding 30S ribosomal protein S14 — its product is MARKAKIVNNEMKKKLSAKYAPVRAELKKIINSTNSSDEQVADATIKLQKLPRNSSQVRVRNRCILTGRPRGTYRAFGLSRIKFRELALSGMIPGVTKSSW